In Natronomonas salsuginis, the sequence TCTTGGCTTCTCGACCGCTCGAGGCTATCTTGCTCTCGAGGTGCCCCCGGGAGCTCATCTCCTCGGTTCTCAGGAGCGTCTTCCTTGTCTCCCTTCTCGTCGATGGCTGTTGCCTCGTCGAGAATTCCCTAAATCTCCTCATGGAGGTTGTTCACGCATGCGATCGGCTGTGAGGGCAGCGTCTCCTTGGATGCGCCTACCATCTAGGGCGACTCCTCCGAGGTCGGCGAGGCCGGCTTTCCCGGCGGAGTCGAAGAATTTCCTCGTAGAGGAGTTCAAACACTTCGCGGTTGTCTTTGCGAAAGTCCCTAATCGTGCAGAAGTCTGGCTGTTGGTTCGCCGCTAAGTACCGGAACGCGATGAATCGTTTGAGAAGGCTATGGATCTTACGGGAGCTTCTGACGCCGATGCTGTAGCCGAAGTCGAACACCATGATCATCACCACAAGTTGGTAAGACAGCCGTCCGCGTCCGTCTCGGGGGGCTGGATAGAACGGGTTCAGCTGTCTTTCCGTCTCAAGATAGTAGATCGTATTAGATACGAACCGTTTGAAAGTATCATCTTCGACTCAGTTCTTGGTCGACTTCGGTACTCAACGGTTGATTCGTCGAAACGTGATTACTCCCTTCACCGATGATCAGGTAATTAAAATACTGTGGGGATCAAAAATTAGTGAAATATCTTGATTCACAGTGACAGTTACGGTGTGACCGTGATACGAGAACGTCAGAGTCGCTGACGTCTTGGAGCAGGAGTCGACAAGCAAACTCAAGTGTCTCTGGATCAATCGTTTTATATAATGGCGGCAACTCGGTTGGAATACAATCAATCTCTGTCTCGACTTGGTTTACCACTACGTTCGAGATCGTCTCTACGCCTGTTTAATTCGCTTTTTGAGTGTTTCGTGGCAGTTAAAAGGTGAGCACGGGCTTGACGTGGCAGTCGGTTTTACCAGTGGTTTCGTTACGATGACGGTTTCAGGATATTCATAATAACGACTGCCGCGAAGCTTCTGTAATTTTATACCTAATCTCCGTCGTTTGACTACCTCTGTGTATCTCACGTTCCCAAGTGCGAAACCTACTTGCTATATAATAGTTTTTTCCTAGCGAACAAAACTAAGCGTTCGAACCCTTGAACGGTTAGCGAGTCCGTTGAATAACAATACTAATACTATTATTCTAATCAACCGGACCCGGTTTTGATACCATTGTACGAGTATCTGTTTGTTTCCAAAACCTTCATATAATATATATGATGAATCCTTGGCTGCTATACAAAGCCTCTCATCATAATAATGAT encodes:
- a CDS encoding transposase, with translation MYYLETERQLNPFYPAPRDGRGRLSYQLVVMIMVFDFGYSIGVRSSRKIHSLLKRFIAFRYLAANQQPDFCTIRDFRKDNREVFELLYEEILRLRRESRPRRPRRSRPRW